In the genome of Mangifera indica cultivar Alphonso chromosome 9, CATAS_Mindica_2.1, whole genome shotgun sequence, the window CATGGATTAAAAAACAGGAGCAAAAACTAACAAAAGTTCATTCCCTCACTCGCAGGCCAACAAAAGTTCTATAATTCTTCCACAATTACAAGCTTAATTGAATATGCATGTATTGTTACCACATACTTTTGTCTGTCTTCCCCAACTCTTTTCAAAATCTTCTCTTTTTTACTTTCAAAACCACACGAACTTAACAATGCCTAACATCTATGGAGATAATTTAAGCCTTCTTGTGTTTTCTCCGCAGTCTTTTACACCACTTTATAGGGATTTCAAGACGAAGAGAAGAAACAATGTAACCCTTTTGAGGGCCGGTCGGAGAGAGTCTCTTTACGAGGTTTTAGGCGTGTCTCCTTCGGCAACTGCTGCTGAAATCAAAAGGGCTTATCGGAAACTTGCTTTGAAGTATCATCCTGATGTCAATAAAGAGGTATTTAGTTAATAAATCTCTTGGTTGTGTCTGCGCAACTCTAAACTGTTGATGCGTTTAGCTCGTAAAAGAGAAAACTCCAAAGTGTTTATGCAGTACTCAGTTGAATTAGAAGTGGGTTAATGTACCAATTTTATGTAgttatggttttcttttttttcttttttgctttattttggGAAATGTGCGGTGGGTTTCGCTCAAATTCGAGATAACAATTAATGGTACGTAATGAATTCCAGTGAAGACTCTGTCATTGGACTCATTAAAATTGTATTGTTTGTTGGATCCACAAGATTCATTCAGTTTGCTACTTGGATCACTACAAAAACCGATTCAGTTTGCTACTTTGATCACTACAAAAATCGATTCAATATCTTGCCTATTCCAGTTCTCAATAATCATAAAATCTTTGGGGACAAATAAAGAGATTGATTAAATAGTCTGATATTCAGCTATTTGAAAAACTGGTCTTAGACTCCAAGAGTTGAATGCTCGAACATGCAAATCTGATACTAGTGCCTTAGGCACTTAATTAAGCAGGCTTCTCTTTCTTCCCTTGTAATCTATTGTGTTGTCCTTGCATAAATAACCtgtatttcaatttttctttgtttggttgCATACAGGCAAATGCACAAGAAATTTTTATGAGGATTAAGCGTGCATACGGTACATTACTGAATTCCGAATCTAggagaaaatatgattattcAAATCGCACATCTGATTTTTCCTATTCTACTGGTCAAAGAAGCCAAAGCACAAATGCCCAAACTGGAGAACAATTCTATGGATTTGGTAAATACTTTGTGCCTATGAAATTCATCTTCTGTTTGTTTTAACATGTTTGCAGTCTGTCTACTCTTCACTCATTCGTTGTGTAAACTTGCTCTCAAAGTATCCCCTTGTAGACAATAGGTTGGAGGACCATCGTGCTGGTGAATCAATCAAATTGCTTGATCCCTCCAAACTGTTCTACTCTTTGGACAAAATGCTGAATGGAATATTTCCAGATAGTTAATACTTTCTCTAACTTCTACTGATCTATTATGTACAAAACATCCCAACAGAACATGAAAAGAACATAACTTGATCGAGAATCTTACTTCTCTTTCCATCATCTGCATATGTTTTGGGTTTTCTGATGGTTCTATATATCCAGGTTGTTTGTTCTGTGCGTTATCTTATTGCACTTTCATGGTTGCTTGTATATCCATCAGTTGTCTTTCCTGACCCTTCCAACTGCCACAGAAAAGGCTTTTTGACCTTTGTTCTTCGACCTTTATAGGAGCtgcttgtttatattttcttaaaccATTTAATGCTACAGGTAATTTTTTGAAGGATGTCCAAATAACAGTAGTTATATTGTGATCTCTTTGAAACATTAGAAAAGGCCCTTAAGTTGCCTTGTATAATGTATCAGTTTTGTGGGCATCTACTTTCTTTCCCCATTACTAAGCAActagaaattttgattttgtactAATTTAGTCTGAATTTCTGCTACAGAGGACTGCTTGAGAGATCTTCAAGGGGAATTCCAAAACAGGGAATCAAATGCTGCTTCACAGGGGAAGCCAAAGAGTCTATGGGAGGAATTTTCGGTATGACATTGTTTCGTTGCCTATAATTCAGTATCTTGCTGAAACGtcacaatgaaatatattaatattcataagCAAATCTTTGTGAATTTACTTTCACCTTGACAGGAAATTGGAGAAGAATTTGTGGAGTTCCTAGAAAAAGAGCTTAACATAACTGACACAGAATCTGAAGCAAAAAACAGCTGGGAAGGGCCTGGAAAAGTTGATCCTTTTAACAATGCATCAACCAGGAGAACAGCTAGTAGTGTGCAAAATGAAGCTGAGAAGGGAAGCAGCATTGACGAAAAACTTGGTGAAATAGAAGCTACTCTAGCaaagttgaaaaagaaattggGTCTGTAGCAAGGACTTGTAACATATATACAATTACATTGATTCTTTAATGCAAGATATAAAAGGCCAAGACAGTATTTCTGCCATAATTACCATATACCAAAATTGATTATGTGACATTCAAGGCATCTTCTTCACTCCAAGTTTCTTGTTTTACTATCAAGAAATAACTTGAATAGCAAAAGAAGAattttcatgttaaaaaaaacatgtattcaAGTATCTTTTGATAACATATcaagatcaaaattttaaattacttggttcaattattgtaaaaattcTTTCTAAAAGGGTTATCTAACTCAGATGAGATTCTTTgttaccaagaaaaaaaaattcttgttttgttttaatctGGCCATATACTCCACATTTACAACACTGACTTTTGCTAGAAACTTCCTATTACTATGAAGTGAGGCTGTGCAATACTAATTATTTGTGGAACAatttgagggaaaattttagatataaatacTAGGAAAGAACAGAAAATTCCAAGAACAAACTGTGTGATTTGGATGAcgcttaaaaaataattatatatgcacAAAAATTCACAGGTTTTGCTGGGGAAGAACTGCAGAAGCAACAATATGCATAACAGGGGGTAGTGCAATATCCAAAATCATAGCCTTCTTGGTGTCCACTTACCTTGCTCCGCCAAATTCAAGTATAAAGCACAAGAttgaccccaaaaaaaaaaaaaaaaatgtaagaaagcaactcaaattaaatcatgtaattaggtCTAAGCATCTAACAGATATTCAAGTTCAAAGACCTAAAAGCCTGACTGTACTAAGCAAACTATGTAACCTAATCGCTTTTAATATCTCTCTCCAAACCGAAAGAATATTGCACCAGTCCCAGTATTGTGGTCAACGGCATACTCAGCCCGCACTAGACCCAGCTTGACACCAATACCATATGATGAACCATGACCCATGCGCCTATAGACCTCAGTGGGGTTCCCCTTGACATCCTTCGAACTTCCTAGATCATTGCCATGCTCTGCAAAAGCATACATGTGAGTATTTCTCACAGGTATCCGGATTTCAGCTCCAAGCTGCATATGacattttataagaaattagacacaaaattatattttcgaTCTATAAATAGTCAGGTAAGGATTTGTGTATTCAAATGCCTCTCATGAAAAATATGACATGAACAAACAAATGAAGTGCTTCACTACAAACAATAATTGCCTTCAGTAATTCTCACCTCAAGAATGTTCCTGGCTGCACCTAACTCACCCATATTATAACCTCTCACAGAGTATGGACCCCCGAGTGTAAATGCATCATAGCTTGGAAGGTCTCCTACACAACCTCCATAGTGGCCATTAAGCACTAGAACAGGTGGGGGTGGTTTGTCAGCACCTTCTTCAACTGGCTTCAATTGAATAAATCGTGTCAATGTCAATTGGTGGCGGTTAAAGAATGGAAACTTGCTGCCAATACCAAGGCCTTGGTCCACCTATAATTTGTATACAGAATGTTCATGTTAGCTTTGAAACAATCACATCACAGATGTAGGCCAAACACACAAATAGCAACAAAGattattgtatttattcattgattttttctaaaatatgataaaaccaCGTGGAGATCCTTTtctcaagaatttttttttcttttcacaaaTACTTTTCTAGAACACATTGTTAGCCAATATAGAGAATTATAGTACCATTTCATGTGTATTGCATTATAAGAAGTATGTGCTCACCTGAAATACGTTCCTCTCACCAACAACAGCTCCATTCACAAACTTGGTGTTGTCACGGGTAATATTTGCCTGTAAAAAGGCCATTCGGTCAATGCCAGTACCACTGAGGGTGGTTGGAGGTCCATCTGCGCTAATTCCTCCACTCGGCAAGACTCTTTGACCATTTGGAGAGATATGACTACTTTCATCACGTGTTGTTATCTCTTCCATGACAAGACCATAAGTGAATTTGCTTTGATGGGTGAAATTCTGCCAAGCACAAATCCATCAGAATGCAAACACAACCATTctaatctataatttaaaaataaaaataataatgccAAATAACAGTTAATCACTGGATATTACCTCTGTAATATTAGCTTTGACACCAGCTCGATCAACCCAAATAGGGGGGACATCATCCACTCCTGGTCCACCAGTGAACACAGGACTTAGTTTCCGACTGTTGAAGCAGCTTGCACGGAAAGTACGGTTACGAGGGTTATACACACCATCCAAATATGGATGCACATACTCCAGCTTAAAAGCAAGATCATCCTATACAAAATATTACGCTGTCATTTTATGATACAAACAATCATGCAGATGAAAATGGACCAAAAAGAACATTTCAGAAAAATTACCTGAGGATTTAAGAAGTTGCTGGTGGTCACTGAACCGAGAAGGGATCTATTTAGACCTTTCAGATTCCGGTGTTCAAAAGAAACAGTTCCACCAGGCTGAAGTGAAGCCTGAACAGAGTCAAGTAATAAAGACAATTCAGTGTCATAATTTGGTCATAGAAGTCATGGTTCctttatataaatttacaaacagattttttatttgatatacataCAAATGTGGGGCGTCCACCTCGTCCAGGAACAAGACTCCATTCAGCACTGACTTCAGCTGACTTTTGATCCAGTTCCTTAAGCTTGATCTCAACAATGATTCCTCCTTCATTCTTTTCATCAGGACGTGGGTTCACCTCAATATTGGAAAACAAAGCCAGCGAATTTATATTTCTCAGAGCTTGTTTCCCAGCTTCTATGTTAAAAACATGGCCTTGTCGAAGCTGTAAACCCAATTCAAACATTAACCAGAAGAGTATTAGATCATCAATTACGAAATTTGGGACTATGATACAAATGACTATCAATCTTTTAAATACAGGAAGCAGGCACATGAATTAACCAAAATAACACCcgataaattgaaaataagacaGATATTGAGAATCAAAGTTGGTGTAAGGGAAAATATGTTTTCTGGTCCAACATTAATGCAACTTTAACTCATTCAGTACTTACAGCCACCAATGATCATAGGACACTACTGACACCTGATATTCCAATATGATAACATAAACTCATGCTGCATTACAAGTCATAGCTCCTCAAAAGTTCGAAAACAAGCAGACATTTGCATTTAAATGTACAAAAATAGacactgataaaccaaacatttGCAGCATCAGTAAACTCTGAACACATACATACAGCAAATTACCATCTAATGTCATATTTAAGAGGAATAAAGTCAAGTTTCAGTTACTTATTCCACTAAGAAAACTCTAACATCTACCATACACACAAACAGGCAATCGTCACCCCTTAATTTACATTCAAATAAAACACTTAACTAATCATCACTC includes:
- the LOC123225258 gene encoding dnaJ homolog subfamily B member 9-like isoform X2: MHVLLPHTFVCLPQLFSKSSLFYFQNHTNLTMPNIYGDNLSLLVFSPQSFTPLYRDFKTKRRNNVTLLRAGRRESLYEVLGVSPSATAAEIKRAYRKLALKYHPDVNKEANAQEIFMRIKRAYGTLLNSESRRKYDYSNRTSDFSYSTGQRSQSTNAQTGEQFYGFEDCLRDLQGEFQNRESNAASQGKPKSLWEEFSEIGEEFVEFLEKELNITDTESEAKNSWEGPGKVDPFNNASTRRTASSVQNEAEKGSSIDEKLGEIEATLAKLKKKLGL
- the LOC123225258 gene encoding chaperone protein DnaJ-like isoform X3, whose product is MTKSYKSFTPLYRDFKTKRRNNVTLLRAGRRESLYEVLGVSPSATAAEIKRAYRKLALKYHPDVNKEANAQEIFMRIKRAYGTLLNSESRRKYDYSNRTSDFSYSTGQRSQSTNAQTGEQFYGFEDCLRDLQGEFQNRESNAASQGKPKSLWEEFSEIGEEFVEFLEKELNITDTESEAKNSWEGPGKVDPFNNASTRRTASSVQNEAEKGSSIDEKLGEIEATLAKLKKKLGL
- the LOC123225256 gene encoding protein TOC75-3, chloroplastic-like, yielding MSSLAAPTTHLFPTTTFSRRKLASSSSLTPLATPLQCNLSSQSPNKRSDNPANYANVLKTLSKPLITASATTATLFLRLTPILSDGDSGGSGNARFGDDGGGGGGGGGGGENVGGNGDDGFWRNLLCQDSAIADENNESQEWDSHGLPANIIVQLSKLSGFKKYKLSDILFFDRRRGVTVGTEDSFFEMVSLRPGGVYTKAQLMKELESLATCGMFEKVDMETKTKPDGTLALTISFLESTWQSADRIRCINVGLMPQSKLVEMDPDMTDKEKMEYYTNQEKDYRRRIDKARPCLLPLTVHREILRMLKDHGNVSARLLQKIRDRVQKWYHDEGYACAQVVNFGNLNTREVVCEVVEGDITQLVVQFQDKLGNVVEGNTQLPVVKRELPKQLRQGHVFNIEAGKQALRNINSLALFSNIEVNPRPDEKNEGGIIVEIKLKELDQKSAEVSAEWSLVPGRGGRPTFASLQPGGTVSFEHRNLKGLNRSLLGSVTTSNFLNPQDDLAFKLEYVHPYLDGVYNPRNRTFRASCFNSRKLSPVFTGGPGVDDVPPIWVDRAGVKANITENFTHQSKFTYGLVMEEITTRDESSHISPNGQRVLPSGGISADGPPTTLSGTGIDRMAFLQANITRDNTKFVNGAVVGERNVFQVDQGLGIGSKFPFFNRHQLTLTRFIQLKPVEEGADKPPPPVLVLNGHYGGCVGDLPSYDAFTLGGPYSVRGYNMGELGAARNILELGAEIRIPVRNTHMYAFAEHGNDLGSSKDVKGNPTEVYRRMGHGSSYGIGVKLGLVRAEYAVDHNTGTGAIFFRFGERY
- the LOC123225258 gene encoding chaperone protein DnaJ-like isoform X4, with the protein product MHSFTPLYRDFKTKRRNNVTLLRAGRRESLYEVLGVSPSATAAEIKRAYRKLALKYHPDVNKEANAQEIFMRIKRAYGTLLNSESRRKYDYSNRTSDFSYSTGQRSQSTNAQTGEQFYGFEDCLRDLQGEFQNRESNAASQGKPKSLWEEFSEIGEEFVEFLEKELNITDTESEAKNSWEGPGKVDPFNNASTRRTASSVQNEAEKGSSIDEKLGEIEATLAKLKKKLGL